In a single window of the Massilia oculi genome:
- the yidD gene encoding membrane protein insertion efficiency factor YidD, whose protein sequence is MKTLLVWLLRGYQLLLSPMLGPRCRFYPSCSNYAIEALRVHGAARGSWLAARRVGRCHPWNAGGLDPVPPKDGPKESHSAACGCNHS, encoded by the coding sequence ATGAAGACGCTGCTCGTCTGGTTGCTTCGCGGCTACCAGTTGCTGTTGTCGCCGATGCTCGGGCCGCGTTGCCGGTTCTATCCCAGCTGTTCCAATTACGCAATCGAAGCGCTGCGCGTCCATGGCGCCGCACGCGGTTCCTGGCTGGCCGCGCGCCGCGTGGGCCGCTGCCATCCGTGGAATGCGGGCGGCCTCGACCCGGTGCCGCCGAAAGACGGCCCCAAGGAATCCCATTCAGCCGCTTGCGGTTGCAACCACTCTTGA
- the rnpA gene encoding ribonuclease P protein component, which yields MTGEGSHDFARARRIVKTDEFSSVFRLRPTQKTAHFVLYTRPNDLPHARLGVVAAKRFAPRAVTRNTIKRMTRELFRTSSLAQVDCIVRLSRPVNAKDGPATTRALKAALKVELARLFASQKPRPARASSP from the coding sequence CTTCGCGCGCGCTCGGCGCATCGTTAAAACGGATGAATTTTCATCCGTTTTTCGTTTGCGGCCGACGCAAAAAACGGCGCACTTCGTGCTCTACACGCGTCCGAACGACCTGCCGCATGCGCGGCTGGGCGTCGTTGCGGCCAAGCGTTTCGCGCCGCGCGCGGTGACCCGCAATACGATCAAGCGCATGACGCGCGAGCTGTTCCGTACGAGCAGCCTGGCGCAGGTCGATTGCATCGTCCGCCTGTCGCGTCCCGTCAACGCCAAGGATGGTCCGGCCACCACGCGCGCCCTGAAGGCCGCGTTGAAGGTGGAACTGGCGCGCCTGTTCGCTTCCCAGAAGCCGCGCCCGGCGCGGGCCAGCTCGCCATGA